The genomic stretch CGCATCTTCGAAAGGATGCGCCGGGCCGGAGCCGAGTTCAGCCCGGTGCCAGATGGAGAACAGCAGCCGTAGCAATGTCACTTGGCTGCGCGGCAGCAGCTGCGCACGCGGATGTGATTGATGACTACGTTGCCCGCCCCTTCGGAATTCATTTTCAGGCCGGCATCGGCATCAGCAAGGCCGACACTCCCGACGGCCGATGGCAGCAAGCAGGCATTCCGGGCGGCTCGCACGTCACGGCGAAACCGCCGACCTTCTCGCTCGGTCTCACTGGTCCCGTCCTCACGCGTGGCGCATGGGGCGTCGACTGGCATCTCGATTATGTGAATCTCGGGCGCTTCGCGGCGTCTTGCTCCTGCACGCCTCAGGACGAGAACTACGATCCCGGCTCGCACACGTACGCGAACAAAACAGGGGTCCCGACCGCATACTTCACGGGCGAAGGTCGCTCGCAAGGCGCGGCGTTGACCGCCGAGGCATATTACTGGCTATATGGCATGCGGCTCGGCGCCGAGGTCGGCGCGTATGTCCACCGCGATTCGTGGTCGGAGGACATCGCCGGCTGGCAGGTTGGCGGCGTACCGCCGCAGACCCTGCACCTCTCGGACGCCTATTGGTCAGTCGCGCCCGTCATCGGAGTATCGGTCGGATACGGCCGCGTGAGCGTCGCGGCGCGTCACTACTTCACTGGCCTGAACAGCCGCAATCGAAACGTGCCGCCGCTCTGGAACGACGTCACGACAGTGGAACTCAAGGTTAAGTTCTAACTTTCTGTTATTTGATACACTGCGCGGACATTAAATGTAACGCAGCGTAAGAATGACTGAAACCGCGAACCCGAGCCGCCTTGTACCAAACAAGGCGACATCTCCTACTTCGGCTGCCACAAAGCAAGTCGGCCGCGTTGAGGAAATTGATGGAATACGCGGCTGGGCTGCGCTGTGCGTCGTCGTCTTTCACGTCTGCTTAGAAACTTTCTCTAAGCTGCATCCACATTTCGTAAATCCGAGCTCGTTTTTCTTCTTCGATGGCCCGATGGCTGTCTACGTTTTCTTCATCCTCTCCGGCGACGCATTGTCGACCCCATTTCTTTCTACTGAGAAGAAATCCCTTCTCGACAAGATGGTGGTCAAACGATATTTCCGGCTCGTCGCACCGATCGCAATCATGACTGCGATCACGGTGGTAGCAATTCGGATCGGGCTGACACACAACAAAGAAAGCGCACTGATCGTGCACCGCGAGGACTGGCTGGGAATCTTGATGCCTAGCGATTTCACGATGCTAGATGCGCTCAAATACCCATTCCTTACGGTTTTCTCGTTTGGCGAAGAAGGGAAAGGGTTTAATCCGTTCCTCTGGACGATGCCGATCGAGCTAACTGGATCGGCAATGGTTTTTCTCTACCTCTATGTGCACAGCAGAATAAAGCGCCAAACGCTGACCCTCGCGGTCATCATCGCGTTCACGTTCTTAGCAAACAAGTGGTACACGCTGTTTTTCCTCGGCGTGCTTTTCAGCCACCTACGTGTCAACGGGCAACTCGATCACATTCGAGGAAAAATGTCGACACGCGTGATCGCGCCATTGTTGGTGATAGCCTCTTATGCTCTCGAGTATCGATTCCTGAGCGTTCCCGATGTGACGCATGTCACAAGCTGGCTTGACTCAATCACCATCTTCGCCCAAGACAATAAGAAATTCCTGATGGCGGTTCTGTTCTTGATTGGCGCATATTTGAGCAAGGACATGCGCCGCTTCTTCCAAAACGGCGTGTCGAGGTTTCTGGGCAAGGTTTCTTTCCCAATCTACCTTGCCCAGGCGCTCGTGATCTGCACCTTCTCGTCATACGTCATTACAAGATCTGCGCCATATCTCGACCGCACCGACGTGTGTGTTGCAATCGGCGCCACGGGAGTAGCTATAACGATCGCCTTCGGCTATTGCCTGTCGATCGTGGAGCGTCACCTCATGAAAGGCATCGATAGGGTTGTCGCTCTGGCTATGCGTTGACCGGCGCGGGCGGCGGCGTAAAGTGCCCGTCAGCATAGGGGAAGCCGATGTACGCAGGGCCCGTTTCATCGGTAACAAGCACGGCGGTCGTGCCCTCTGGTGGTTGCCACTGTTCCGTATTCCCATCCCACACCACAACGTTGATGACCATGCCGTCCCGCACGATTGCGCAGTTATTCATTTATGCAAACTCCCAAACGATAATTTTGGGGCCGCCGCCTACAGCACCAGCCACTGCGCTTGTGCTTGCGCCAATGCCAGTGCCACGGCCGCCCGAGCCTTCTGACGTCGTAGAACCGTTGATGGGCGCCGCACCACCCTGCGCAGATGCTACGCCCGTCAACGTGCCGATTGCGTAACCACCAGTATTTCCCGGGGTCGAGGTAAGAACGATACCGGCAGTGATAGTTGGGAGTCCCGCCGCGCTAGGCGCGTTCTGAATCGACGTGGTAGTGCCAGTAGGGCCATAGCTGCTACTACCAAGGCCGCCCGGGCAAGTGATGATAGAGCCAAACGAGGCCGTACCACCGGTGCCGCCCGCTCCACTGCCGGTAGGGCCTGCTGCACCTGGCGCACCTGCAGTGATGGTCTGCGATGCACCAGCCTGTGCAGCAGTTAGCAGTACTTTTGCGTATGAACCCGAAGACGCCCCCGGCGAACCAGCATACTGGCTGGCACCCGTAGCCGGAGCACCCGCACTGCCACCGCCTGGTGCTTGTATTTCAACAATCAGGAAAGTTGTTGCGGGATTACGATTCCACGTAGCTCCCGCTGTGTACACAGTCGGGCCGCCATTGAGAAGGCGACCTGGACCGCACAACGCCTTGATCGCGGCGACGATCTGGGCATTGTTGTTTCGATCAGGCGTGATACCTGCGGCAGCCAGGATGGCAATCATCTCTTCCTGAATGGCATTCCATGCATACGCTGGAAAAACCGTTGCTGGAGTGTTCGTGGCAGGATTTCCCGACGTGGCTTGCCCGGGCGTCCCGGTCGCGGGCGCAGTATCACCACTGCCCACTGCAACGGTGTTGGAAGCAATCAGACGGTCCATCGATAGTCCTTAGGAATATTTGAAAATGAGTTGGGTATGCGCCGGCGCGTATTTCTGCAACTCGCATTGCAGGACGTTGTTATTCCACGCTGCGAACGGCTCGCCGAAGCCGCTCGCTCCGAATCGGAAGTACTTCACTGAGAATGAAGGCGCATTTACCTGCCACGCATACGCCCAAGCAACGCCGTTGAGGGGCTGCCCGAAGGTCGAACCAAATCTGAACGGGGCGAATTGCGTGATCGTGATCGTGTAGCCAAGATTCGCAGCCAGCTGAACGAAATATGCAACCGATTGGCCGCCGGTCGCAGACAGTCGAGCAACGACCTGCGCGCGACGCTGTTGAACCGTCGGAGATGCGCCGGCACACGGATCCGGCAGACCCAGCGTCGACTCCCATTCCGGAAGCAGCTCGTATGTCGTGCCGGGGAACGCGTCGACGAGTAGCTGATTCGCTCTCGCGGTATTGCCCGCATATACCTTGGTGATTCCCGTGAAGACCGCTGTCTGCTCGGCGTCGGGATCCTTCGGCCAGACCCGACCGCGCGGCATCAGTGCCTGAAACGCGCGGAGGTAGTCGGCTGATGTGAGGTTCGGTGCTGGCATCAGTCAGCTCACGAGAAGGTCATGGTGCCGAGCACGGGCAATGCGCCAGTCGCGCTCGTGATGTTCCCCGTCGGCGAGGTGATCACGAAACCAGCCGTGCCGGATACGGCCGCGATCGCCGACTCGATGTCTGACATGTTCACCGTGCCGCCCGGTGCGCCGTTCGACAGCAATACGCCAGCGATGGCCGCGCTAACAGCGTTCTTCGTCGTCGTGCTCCATGACGTCGTGCCGGTGAGCGTGAAGTTCACCGTGTTCGGCGTCGGTGCGCACACATAGACCAGCGCCGTCACAGGTTGCAGCGAGTACAGATAGTTCGCGACGGTCAGTTGATCGCCGGTTGCCGCGGCCGCGCGCGTCTCTCCTGCGGCGACGCCATTCGTTCCTTGCGGGAAACCGTTATGCGCAGATTCGGCGCTGTCGAGCATCACATAGACGACTACCGTCCCGGCACCGAAGCCGTTCGGTGCTACCCACGCGCGCGTCACGCCGGCAACCTGAAGCGCCCACGTCGCGTAATCCCCCTTCGCTCCACCCTGCGGAGAAGTCTGAAACGCGGACATCACGCGCCCGTAGAAGGCATCCTGCGTCTCGACGTCTGCGCCGCCCGTGAAAGCTGCAGCCGCCGTTCCGCCCGATTGGATGCCCGTGACAGCCGTGCCGAGCGTCAACGCCGTGCCAGCGTCGCAATTGCCCGCCGCGCCCGGCGTGCTTGCCGTGACAGCCACCGTCACCGACGACCCAGATACAGTTGCGTCCGCATTCGTCGTGTAGATGAAGCCGTCACCGCGCACAACCTGTGTGCCGGCCAGAATCGTTCCGGAAGAGCCTGGGAATGTGACTGAGCCTGTCGCTAGCGTCGCTTCCTTCAGATAGGTGTTCTTCAGCGCTCCCCAACCGGCCAGGTATTCATCGGTCGACGTCCACGGGACAGCCTGCTTCGAGATCCAGTCGATGTAGCCGTAATGCAGATGCGCGAGCCCGGCCTGCACTCTGCCGGTGATGCGCAGATTCGAAAAGCGCAGTAGCGGATCGGAGCCAGGCACGCTCGACGCGATGTCGGATGCGACCTGCGTCTGAAGGTCCGTCAGTGTCGGTCTGGAAAACGGCATCAGTTAATCCCCTGCCATGCCCACGTATAGGCGGTTGCCGACGTCGAGCCGTCCTGTTTGTATGCGACGACCTGCGCGCCGAGCTCGCTTGCCTTGGTCCACTCGACCAGCACGTCGAACTTGGCGACGACGCCGTCGTCGATCATCCATTGCAGCGCCTCAACGATGTAGTCGTAGGCGCGTTGCAACGTTTCCTGCGTCTGCTTTGCTCGCGTCAGAAGCCAGAGCCGCGAGCCGATATTGACCGTCTCGCCGGCATCGCCCCACCAGCCGCGAGGATCGTTCGTGCCGTCAGGAATAACGTCATCTGGCGCGGCTATCCTGTCTGTGAACAGACTTATCAAAATGGCCGTTTCAAGGTCATTGCCGGTCTCAACATCGCCACCGATTGAAACCGTGTTGAGCAGGTAGCTACCGGTCCACGTGAGTGACGCGCCGAGCAGAGGTGCACTTGCGAGGGTGACGAGTCCATACGGAGACAGCGCATAATCCGTCACCGTCACCGCAGCGGTGGTGGTGGGGATGTAGCTGGTCGCGCCGACTCCCACCGCTGAAGATTCCTCCATTTGCCCGCAATCGACATAGATTGTCGCGCCGGGCTGGCTGGCACCATACCCAATGTCGAAGTTGTAAAACGTACTGCCCGTGAGGCTGGCTGGCAGCGAGAGGCGTTGCCACGCATTCGACCCAGTGACCGCAATATTCGTCGTGCTCGCAGCGGGCGAGCGCAATGTGAGCGTCATGCTGGTCGTCGCGAGCACCCATACGCTCGGCGACATCGGCACACCGTTGGGAATAGAAATTCCCATGCGCACAATCGGAATTTGCCCAGCAGATGTCGCCGAATACACGACTCTGGCCGCAGAATTTACCGTTCCATCCGGACCATTCGCCGAGGCCGGCGTAATGGCGGCAGTCGCGCTTCCCGATGCGACAGTAGACCATCCGCTAAAAAACCGCGACTGCTTCAGATAGTTCGTCCGCGCCGTCGCATACAGCAACTGGTTGCCTTGCCAGTCGTTGCGGTAGATCTGGGCAACGATGTTGCTGATCTGGCTTGAGCCTGGAACGAGCGGGAACTGTGTCGCCAGTCCATCGCCAACACCAAACAGCGTTGGTGATGCTGCAGATATAGGCGTCTGCGTGAGAGTAGTCGGATTGACGACCCAATCGCCGCGCCCATGCGCAACGTCCCAAACTGTCGAAGTGTCCGTCATTCCGTAGCGCTCGGTACGTTGGTGTTGATCGTGCTGCCGCCTGTTTGGACGTTGACGACCGCGTGCGTATGGGTGTTGTAGATTTGCCGCATCTGCGACATGTTGTGGGTGTTGGTGCCCGCGTTATCGATGATGTCGCCAGTCACCTCGAGCAGCGGCGTCACCATGCGGACCTTGGTCGCCGCGTTGATCGTCACCGTCGTTGCGTTGTTGACCGTGACAGCCTGATTCTTTGCGTCGACCACGATCCCGCCAGATGCCGTCAGATAAATGTTTTTGCCGTCCTGGCTATAGAGCATCGTTTCGCCAGGCGCGAGGTTCTTTGGGCGCGATGGTTGGTGCACAGTGCCGAGCACGACACCGTTCGAACGATCGCCACCCAGAAACACGACAAACGCGTCCGACCCAACAGGCGGATTCGACGTGAGGCCGAACTCGACAGGGCGCGGCGTGTTGTCTGCCGTCTCCAGCGCGTTTAGCTTCACCTGCACGCGCTGAAATCCGCCGGCGTCATTCACCGTCGTCACCAGCGCGCGGGCGAGCGACAGCAGAACGCGCCGCGCGGTGCGTTCGAGAATTCCTACCTGATCACTCATTGCTGGGGGACTGTTCCGATGACGTCTGCGTATTGCGGTTGGATGAGAACCGGCTGCGGCGTGAATGCTTCCGGCGCCATCAGCGTCAGTTCCGCATGAGTGCCCTCAAGGCCAAGGTGATATGTCACCTCGGCAATCAGATACCGCACGGGCACAGTGCCAGCCTGATCGCCCGCCACCTTCAGCGACGGAATCAGAACGTCGATGAGCTTGTTTGGCTCCCAGAGATTCCCGTCGACGTCGCGCCAGTTGTCGACGGTCAGCGTCACAACCTCCGAGCGTCCGCGGCGCCGTGCGACTTCCCATAGCGCACGCTGCTTGCCGACGTCCCATCCCAACTGACCGGCCTCCGCAATCACGACGCGTCTGCGATGCCGTTTTACGTTGGGATCAGTCGCCGTGAAAACTGGCGCATCGACGGCATTCAGGTCCTGCAGGTTGTTCGTGCCGATCATGACGGCCATGATCTCGGAATAGCGCTGGTCCATAGACCGCGTCACTGCGGCGCTTTCCATGTTGACGCCTTCCTGCACGCCGCTCGCCATCACCTCCGTGCCTGCGCGCGTGAGCCGCAGCGATCCGTCGGGATCCTCGTAGACGAGCAACGCGCTGAAGCGCGAAGACCGCTCGATGATCTCGTATGCGGTCTCGCCGAGCATGATGTTCTGCTGCGGGATGATCGGCAGACCAGTGACATCGCAATTGACGGTGATGTCGTATGGCACAGCGAGCTTCGCCGCGATGTCGGCTGCGGTGCAATTGCTGATCTGGCCGTTCGGCCACTGCGCCGCGCAGTCGAGCAGATCCTGACACTTCCCGCGCCCCGTGACACGGATCTCATGCATGTTCGCGTTGATGCTCGGCACCACGCGATCGATATACCCGGTCACAACGGGATCCAATCCGATCGTCAAGATGAACGGGTCGCCCTCCTGCACGACGACGTCGTTCGCCTGACCCGGAAACAGCTCGGTCATACCGAGTTCAAAGTCGCTCGGAAACCGTTCGATTCCGCGAGTGCAGCGCAGGCTCGTCCAACCCGACAGCATGTAATCGCCGATCGAGAGCAGGATTCCGTCGTCAACCATCGTTTAGCTTGAGAGAGCGTTGAACTGCGTGGGCATGAATGCCGGGTGAATCGGATCCGCCTGCGTCACCAGCTCCTCCGCACGCGTCGAATCGCGATACATGCGGTTCGCCAGCGCGAGTGACGGCAGCGTGGTCGAAAACGTGAAGGTCGCTATCGCAGACAGGCCTGAGCCGCGTGAATCCAGATCCGCAACAACCGATTGCCGCAGCGCCCGGAGCGACGTATAGACGTCGTCCTCGCCCTGATCGGCTGCAATCTGGATTTCGTTGTCGATCAGCGCGGTCACGCTGTCGCGCATCGACGACGCGTCATCAGCCGATGAAGGCTGATAAGTTGACGACGATATTGCGATCTGCGCAACCGTCGCCCGGCGGAACAGGTCCGCGCATGCGCTCTGCATGGTCTGCTGCGCAATGGCGATTTGCGATGATCCGACAATCGGCGTCGGGCTGAAAGCGATCAAGCTCGACAGCAGCCGGATCGCATCCGCAGGCGACGATGCCGACGCCGCGAGCGCCGCAGCCACTCCTTGAGCAGCATTCGCAAACGTCGTCGGGTCACTTCCAACGTTCGCCGCAGCCGCCGTCAGTGCGGCGCCGGCCGTCGCGACAGCCGCACGATTTGACGTATCGGCAGCAATCAAGCTCGCGGCCGTTGCGCTCGACGCGGCCTTCTGATTCGACGCCGCATATCCCGTGTTTCCGCCGCCGAACAGGCGACCGAAGTTGCCCGCCAATGTCGAAAGCGAATTCCAGAATCGCTTGACGTCATGCACGAGCATATTCACGGTCTGATACCACTTCACGACGGTGGATACGGCCGTCTTGACTACTGCGGCGCCAGCTGAGATCGACGACGCAATCCCCGTGATGAAGCTCGACAGGGATGTGGAATCGACAGCATCTGCCGCGCCTGTCACCGCGCCGCTCGTCTGCTGTTGCGCCTTCGGGTAAAGCCGATCGCCGCCGCGTGCGAACACGAGCCGAAGCTCCACCACCCGGCCACGATCCCAACTCGAACCGATCTCTGCCTGCAGGCAATTGACCTTCAGGTTGCCATATGTCGGGTGAACGAGCGTTCCGAGACCCGGCGACTTCGTGCTTCCCGTCGTTCCGCCCTGAATTGTCTTGATCAGGCGGTCGCGCTGCGCGAGCACATCTCCGCCGCCATAGACCAGGCTGTTCTCAACCAGGAATGCTTGAATCCTGAAAACGTTGGTCTGAAGGCCGAGATCTTCGATCCACGGCATCGTCTCCTTGTTCGGATACTCGTGGATTGCATTGCGCCGCCCGAACGTGCCGCTTTCCGCGAGCACGGCGAACGGGACGCCGTTGTAGCTTGCCTTGCGGAGCTTGCTCCAGTATCCGGTGCCACCATTGAACAGCTTGGCGAGATCACTGGCCGCCGCGCCCGCTGCGGATGCGACGCCGCCGATACTTCCGACAGCGTTGCCAATCGTGGATGCGGTGCTCATACCGATGGTCCAATAACGTTCGATGTGCCGACGCGTGCCGACGCGGTTGCGCCGCCGCTAGCGCGCACTGATGCTTTCGTGCCCGGCGGAGCGTTCGGAATGTCGACGTGCACGTGAACCTTGCCGTCTATCGCCGCCGCCATCTGGCCGCGCCGCGCCGCTTCGCCTGCCGCATCGGCCGGGCGCTCGTACAGACGCGACACGATGCTGCCGGCGTCCTGCGCCGAAGACGCGCCCATCAGCGCGCGCCCTGCCTTCTGTTCGTTGCCGCGGCGCAGCTCGTAATCCGCGAATTGAAGCTGCTGGTCCAGCGTCGACTTACGGATGTCGGTGCCGAACAGCTTCTTGAATTCAGCCTGCCGATCTTCATGCCACTGTCCGATGCCATATGCGTGGCCGTTGTCACCTACAGCATTAGGATTGAACAGGCTCTCTTGCCAGAAGTTGGCCGCCAGACCAGCGGCCTGCTCCTTCGACCAGCCCATCTTCGTCAACCGATCGACGACGCCTGCGGTTTGAGCATCGTCTGCGGCACCCGCGCGCCGACGATCGCCGATTGGGTCACCCTGCCATTGCTGGCCTGGCTGCGCCTGATGCTGCTTCAGATAGTCGTCTTCACCGGTATTCAGGTCCTTTGAATGCAGCAGAGCGAGAACAGCTGCCATGATCGGGCCGCCTGCGAGCCGCGCAAGCGCCGCCACGGCCGTCGGCACCGTCGTAGTTGCGAGCAGCGTCAGATTCGAGATCAGGCTGAGCACACTTGCGATCGGGCCCGCGAACGAAATCGCGGCGATCGCGATAGCAATCCCCTTCACGCCGCCAATGGCATCGACGAATTTTCCGATCTCGCTCGTGGTCTTGTCCCAGTCGACGTGATCGATCCAGTTCGCGAACTTCTCGACGTACTCGGACACCTTCGAGGCGACCACGTCGCCATATTTATCGACGAGGCGTCCAACAACGTCGAGTACGCGCTGCACCGCGGGCGCAAGCGCATCACCGAACGAGTACTTCAACCGCGTGGCCGACGCTTCGAGCTTGAGCATGTTCTCGTTGAACTGCTGACCGCGCGCGAGTTGCTTGTCATCGAACACAAGGCCCATCGACCGCGCGCGATTGACGAACTCGTCGATACCCTTCTCCCCTTTTTGCAGCAAAGGAAGCAGAGATTCCACACCAAACGCTCCGGCAATGAGGCCTTGAGCCTGCACGTTGCCTTTCTGGGCGACGATGGCGTTCGCCACCTCTTTCAGTGCGCGCGTCGCGTCGACGGCGCCATCCTTCGTGCGATGCAGCGTGATGCCGAACTTCTGCATCATGACGAGCGCGTCCTGATTTCGCCCGTATGTGGCGTCCTCGATCGTGCGACCGAGCGACTTCAGGCTTCCGGTCATGTCATCGGCCGAGAGACCGGCGAGCTTCGCAGCGCCGCGAAACGCCTGTAGATCCTGAGTCGACACGCCGAGCACGCCCGACGTACGCTGCACCTCGGCGCCGAACTTGCCCCATTCGTTCGCGAGCAGCGCTATGCCGGCAATCGATCCGATGCCTGCGATCGTCGTCAGCGGCGTAATGACGGACGCGACCTGTCGCGCGGTATCGGCGGCAGCCGTGCCAACGGACTTCATCGACTTCGCGACGCGATCGAGGCCCGCTTCCTTGCTGAAGCTCGCGAACGACGCTTTCAGGTCCGAAGCGGGCTTCGTGACGCTCGCAAGCGACGCCTTGATCTTCTGGACGGATGCCGTAGCCTTGTCGACCGCGGTGATCGTCACAACGAATGGCGTGCTCGCTGCCATCACGACTCCATTTGCTTTTTGATGCGTTCAGCTTGCCCCAGCCACCAGACGAGACGCGACAAAGGCAACGTCCATGCCTCGTGCGGCCCCCAGCGGAAGAAGTAGGTGACCTCGGCGACTACTGTTCCGCAGCCGTCGGGCCATCGTCGGTAAAACCCCCGAGATACTCGTTCGCCTCCGTGAAGTCACGTTGGCTGAGCTTCTCGACGGCGGCCTTCGGCACACCCGAGATGAGGTGAATCAGCATGATGCCGATACCGATGTTCGACGACGCCGACATCGCTTTGTCGAGCTCGCCGGCCGTCGGCTCGCGCAAATTCAGCGAGTCGTACACGACTTCGGTTTCGCCCGAGCCGAGCTTGACTGGCTTGCGAAGCTTGATGGTCTTTTCTTCAGGTTGGCTCATAACTTAGCTCGTGGTCTCCGAGACCGCCGGGCCTTCCCACTTCACTTCCACG from Paraburkholderia phymatum STM815 encodes the following:
- a CDS encoding phage GP46 family protein; translated protein: MTDTSTVWDVAHGRGDWVVNPTTLTQTPISAASPTLFGVGDGLATQFPLVPGSSQISNIVAQIYRNDWQGNQLLYATARTNYLKQSRFFSGWSTVASGSATAAITPASANGPDGTVNSAARVVYSATSAGQIPIVRMGISIPNGVPMSPSVWVLATTSMTLTLRSPAASTTNIAVTGSNAWQRLSLPASLTGSTFYNFDIGYGASQPGATIYVDCGQMEESSAVGVGATSYIPTTTAAVTVTDYALSPYGLVTLASAPLLGASLTWTGSYLLNTVSIGGDVETGNDLETAILISLFTDRIAAPDDVIPDGTNDPRGWWGDAGETVNIGSRLWLLTRAKQTQETLQRAYDYIVEALQWMIDDGVVAKFDVLVEWTKASELGAQVVAYKQDGSTSATAYTWAWQGIN
- a CDS encoding YmfQ family protein, with product MPAPNLTSADYLRAFQALMPRGRVWPKDPDAEQTAVFTGITKVYAGNTARANQLLVDAFPGTTYELLPEWESTLGLPDPCAGASPTVQQRRAQVVARLSATGGQSVAYFVQLAANLGYTITITQFAPFRFGSTFGQPLNGVAWAYAWQVNAPSFSVKYFRFGASGFGEPFAAWNNNVLQCELQKYAPAHTQLIFKYS
- a CDS encoding phage baseplate assembly protein V, translating into MSDQVGILERTARRVLLSLARALVTTVNDAGGFQRVQVKLNALETADNTPRPVEFGLTSNPPVGSDAFVVFLGGDRSNGVVLGTVHQPSRPKNLAPGETMLYSQDGKNIYLTASGGIVVDAKNQAVTVNNATTVTINAATKVRMVTPLLEVTGDIIDNAGTNTHNMSQMRQIYNTHTHAVVNVQTGGSTINTNVPSATE
- a CDS encoding phage tail assembly protein, yielding MSQPEEKTIKLRKPVKLGSGETEVVYDSLNLREPTAGELDKAMSASSNIGIGIMLIHLISGVPKAAVEKLSQRDFTEANEYLGGFTDDGPTAAEQ
- a CDS encoding DNA circularization protein, which produces MSTASTIGNAVGSIGGVASAAGAAASDLAKLFNGGTGYWSKLRKASYNGVPFAVLAESGTFGRRNAIHEYPNKETMPWIEDLGLQTNVFRIQAFLVENSLVYGGGDVLAQRDRLIKTIQGGTTGSTKSPGLGTLVHPTYGNLKVNCLQAEIGSSWDRGRVVELRLVFARGGDRLYPKAQQQTSGAVTGAADAVDSTSLSSFITGIASSISAGAAVVKTAVSTVVKWYQTVNMLVHDVKRFWNSLSTLAGNFGRLFGGGNTGYAASNQKAASSATAASLIAADTSNRAAVATAGAALTAAAANVGSDPTTFANAAQGVAAALAASASSPADAIRLLSSLIAFSPTPIVGSSQIAIAQQTMQSACADLFRRATVAQIAISSSTYQPSSADDASSMRDSVTALIDNEIQIAADQGEDDVYTSLRALRQSVVADLDSRGSGLSAIATFTFSTTLPSLALANRMYRDSTRAEELVTQADPIHPAFMPTQFNALSS
- a CDS encoding baseplate J/gp47 family protein — encoded protein: MPFSRPTLTDLQTQVASDIASSVPGSDPLLRFSNLRITGRVQAGLAHLHYGYIDWISKQAVPWTSTDEYLAGWGALKNTYLKEATLATGSVTFPGSSGTILAGTQVVRGDGFIYTTNADATVSGSSVTVAVTASTPGAAGNCDAGTALTLGTAVTGIQSGGTAAAAFTGGADVETQDAFYGRVMSAFQTSPQGGAKGDYATWALQVAGVTRAWVAPNGFGAGTVVVYVMLDSAESAHNGFPQGTNGVAAGETRAAAATGDQLTVANYLYSLQPVTALVYVCAPTPNTVNFTLTGTTSWSTTTKNAVSAAIAGVLLSNGAPGGTVNMSDIESAIAAVSGTAGFVITSPTGNITSATGALPVLGTMTFS
- a CDS encoding phage baseplate assembly protein; protein product: MVDDGILLSIGDYMLSGWTSLRCTRGIERFPSDFELGMTELFPGQANDVVVQEGDPFILTIGLDPVVTGYIDRVVPSINANMHEIRVTGRGKCQDLLDCAAQWPNGQISNCTAADIAAKLAVPYDITVNCDVTGLPIIPQQNIMLGETAYEIIERSSRFSALLVYEDPDGSLRLTRAGTEVMASGVQEGVNMESAAVTRSMDQRYSEIMAVMIGTNNLQDLNAVDAPVFTATDPNVKRHRRRVVIAEAGQLGWDVGKQRALWEVARRRGRSEVVTLTVDNWRDVDGNLWEPNKLIDVLIPSLKVAGDQAGTVPVRYLIAEVTYHLGLEGTHAELTLMAPEAFTPQPVLIQPQYADVIGTVPQQ
- a CDS encoding phage tail tape measure protein gives rise to the protein MAASTPFVVTITAVDKATASVQKIKASLASVTKPASDLKASFASFSKEAGLDRVAKSMKSVGTAAADTARQVASVITPLTTIAGIGSIAGIALLANEWGKFGAEVQRTSGVLGVSTQDLQAFRGAAKLAGLSADDMTGSLKSLGRTIEDATYGRNQDALVMMQKFGITLHRTKDGAVDATRALKEVANAIVAQKGNVQAQGLIAGAFGVESLLPLLQKGEKGIDEFVNRARSMGLVFDDKQLARGQQFNENMLKLEASATRLKYSFGDALAPAVQRVLDVVGRLVDKYGDVVASKVSEYVEKFANWIDHVDWDKTTSEIGKFVDAIGGVKGIAIAIAAISFAGPIASVLSLISNLTLLATTTVPTAVAALARLAGGPIMAAVLALLHSKDLNTGEDDYLKQHQAQPGQQWQGDPIGDRRRAGAADDAQTAGVVDRLTKMGWSKEQAAGLAANFWQESLFNPNAVGDNGHAYGIGQWHEDRQAEFKKLFGTDIRKSTLDQQLQFADYELRRGNEQKAGRALMGASSAQDAGSIVSRLYERPADAAGEAARRGQMAAAIDGKVHVHVDIPNAPPGTKASVRASGGATASARVGTSNVIGPSV
- a CDS encoding acyltransferase family protein, which produces MTETANPSRLVPNKATSPTSAATKQVGRVEEIDGIRGWAALCVVVFHVCLETFSKLHPHFVNPSSFFFFDGPMAVYVFFILSGDALSTPFLSTEKKSLLDKMVVKRYFRLVAPIAIMTAITVVAIRIGLTHNKESALIVHREDWLGILMPSDFTMLDALKYPFLTVFSFGEEGKGFNPFLWTMPIELTGSAMVFLYLYVHSRIKRQTLTLAVIIAFTFLANKWYTLFFLGVLFSHLRVNGQLDHIRGKMSTRVIAPLLVIASYALEYRFLSVPDVTHVTSWLDSITIFAQDNKKFLMAVLFLIGAYLSKDMRRFFQNGVSRFLGKVSFPIYLAQALVICTFSSYVITRSAPYLDRTDVCVAIGATGVAITIAFGYCLSIVERHLMKGIDRVVALAMR